In one Bombyx mori chromosome 22, ASM3026992v2 genomic region, the following are encoded:
- the LOC101743560 gene encoding tRNA N6-adenosine threonylcarbamoyltransferase, mitochondrial isoform X1, with protein sequence MMPGILCRSAMNTFQKLRPLTNSKCNSTLIFGIETSCDDTGCAIINEEGNIIAESLKSQNLVHLRNGGIIPDVAQDLHRKYIEPTVTETLLKANLLMKDISAIAVTVKPGLPLSLAVGMKYAKHLARVNAKPIIPIHHMEAHALTVRMEHNVNFPYLVLLISGGHCLLAVVQNINKFLLLGKSIDMAPGELFDKIARRMKLRNVPELSTMCGGQAVETAALRATNPEMFNLPIPLVQVKDCNFSFNGLKTSVLYHLRKKEKEHKVVADALIPEISNLCCAALIATTKHLVHRTQRAMQFCSINNLIPENNKRLVVSGGVACNNYIFNALKAASVDYGYNVYRPSMKLCTDNGIMIAWNGLEKWRKNLDIMTNFNTLDLEATSQLGESLIDQVASAKIKTKIFKFQKAVQ encoded by the coding sequence ATGATGCCAGGAATACTTTGCAGAAGTGCTATGAATACGTTTCAAAAATTAAGACCTTTAACGAATTCTAAATGTAATTCTACTTTAATATTCGGAATAGAAACATCGTGTGATGATACTGGATGTGCCATAATCAACGAGGAAGGGAATATCATTGCGGAGTCCTTAAAATCCCAAAATTTAGTACATTTAAGAAATGGCGGAATTATACCTGATGTTGCTCAAGATCTTCATCGGAAATATATTGAACCGACAGTCACAGAAACATTACTAAAAGCTAATCTGTTGATGAAAGACATAAGCGCAATAGCTGTTACAGTAAAACCTGGTTTACCATTAAGTCTGGCTGTCGGCATGAAGTATGCCAAACATTTAGCACGAGTTAATGCTAAACCTATAATTCCTATTCACCATATGGAAGCACATGCATTGACAGTCAGAATGGAACACAATGTTAATTTCCCATATTTAGTGTTACTCATTTCTGGTGGTCATTGCTTATTGGCTGTGGTCCAAAATATAAACAAGTTCCTCCTTCTAGGTAAAAGTATAGACATGGCACCAGGTGAACTATTTGATAAAATTGCTAGGAGAATGAAACTTAGGAATGTACCTGAACTCTCCACTATGTGTGGAGGACAAGCTGTAGAAACAGCGGCATTAAGAGCCACCAATCCAGAGATGTTTAACCTTCCAATACCACTGGTACAAGTTAAAGATtgcaattttagttttaatggaTTAAAAACTTCAGTTTTGTATCACCTGCGTAAGAAAGAAAAGGAACACAAAGTAGTTGCTGATGCATTAATACctgaaataagtaatttatgttGTGCTGCATTGATAGCAACTACAAAACATCTTGTTCACAGGACACAACGTGCAATGCAATTCTGTTCTATCAATAATTTAATTCCAGAAAATAATAAACGGTTAGTTGTATCTGGAGGTGTAGCatgtaataattacattttcaaTGCCTTAAAAGCTGCAAGTGTTGATTATGGCTATAATGTATATAGACCATCAATGAAACTGTGCACCGATAATGGTATTATGATAGCATGGAATGGCTTAGAAAAATGGAGAAAAAATTTGGATATTATGACAAATTTCAACACATTAGACTTGGAAGCAACAAGTCAATTAGGTGAAAGCTTAATTGACCAAGTTGCAAgtgcaaaaataaaaacgaaaatttttaaatttcagaaAGCTGTTCAATAA
- the LOC101743560 gene encoding tRNA N6-adenosine threonylcarbamoyltransferase, mitochondrial isoform X2: protein MMPGILCRSAMNTFQKLRPLTNSKCNSTLIFGIETSCDDTGCAIINEEGNIIAESLKSQNLVHLRNGGIIPDVAQDLHRKYIEPTVTETLLKANLLMKDISAIAVTVKPGLPLSLAVGMKYAKHLARVNAKPIIPIHHMEAHALTVRMEHNVNFPYLVLLISGGHCLLAVVQNINKFLLLGKSIDMAPGELFDKIARRMKLRNVPELSTMCGGQAVETAALRATNPEMFNLPIPLVQVKDCNFSFNGLKTSVLYHLRKKEKEHKVVADALIPEISNLCCAALIATTKHLVHRTQRAMQFCSINNLIPENNKRKLFNNNTVHSRLDCLIKLVTSKIMTKYKFTLVLN from the exons ATGATGCCAGGAATACTTTGCAGAAGTGCTATGAATACGTTTCAAAAATTAAGACCTTTAACGAATTCTAAATGTAATTCTACTTTAATATTCGGAATAGAAACATCGTGTGATGATACTGGATGTGCCATAATCAACGAGGAAGGGAATATCATTGCGGAGTCCTTAAAATCCCAAAATTTAGTACATTTAAGAAATGGCGGAATTATACCTGATGTTGCTCAAGATCTTCATCGGAAATATATTGAACCGACAGTCACAGAAACATTACTAAAAGCTAATCTGTTGATGAAAGACATAAGCGCAATAGCTGTTACAGTAAAACCTGGTTTACCATTAAGTCTGGCTGTCGGCATGAAGTATGCCAAACATTTAGCACGAGTTAATGCTAAACCTATAATTCCTATTCACCATATGGAAGCACATGCATTGACAGTCAGAATGGAACACAATGTTAATTTCCCATATTTAGTGTTACTCATTTCTGGTGGTCATTGCTTATTGGCTGTGGTCCAAAATATAAACAAGTTCCTCCTTCTAGGTAAAAGTATAGACATGGCACCAGGTGAACTATTTGATAAAATTGCTAGGAGAATGAAACTTAGGAATGTACCTGAACTCTCCACTATGTGTGGAGGACAAGCTGTAGAAACAGCGGCATTAAGAGCCACCAATCCAGAGATGTTTAACCTTCCAATACCACTGGTACAAGTTAAAGATtgcaattttagttttaatggaTTAAAAACTTCAGTTTTGTATCACCTGCGTAAGAAAGAAAAGGAACACAAAGTAGTTGCTGATGCATTAATACctgaaataagtaatttatgttGTGCTGCATTGATAGCAACTACAAAACATCTTGTTCACAGGACACAACGTGCAATGCAATTCTGTTCTATCAATAATTTAATTCCAGAAAATAATAAACG aaAGCTGTTCAATAATAACACAGTACACTCGAGGCTTGATTGCCTAATTAAATTGGTCACCAGCAAAATCATGACCAAATACAAATTTACATTGGTTTTAAACTAA
- the LOC101743330 gene encoding uncharacterized protein LOC101743330: MDILEKVYRNCRQHLLNLPAAVPKSIDFLNKSVNNIKLPPFTRDNVLYYYIPMQGLASYTTLSVSVMNPHLMVRLFPQRDITDVLFLSAGTGAGLWLWARPHMAAAVPARRFSWAFLGGCLWPLGSIFLWAILRSSVGQRPVIGTIIGVTTGAMLTNIALDYFHYIELMFCGELHLPEETYTPNSDDERYDIDI, from the exons atggaTATTTTGGAAAAGGTCTACCGAAATTGTCGACAACATCTCTTAAATCTACCAGCAGCAGTACCAAAAagtatagattttttaaataaatctgttaataatataaaactacCACCTTTCACAAGGGACAATGTACTTTATTATTACATACCAATGCAAGGGCTTGCTAGTTACACAACCCTATCAGTTAGTGTGATGAACCCTCATTTAATGGTCAG GCTCTTCCCGCAAAGAGACATCACGGATGTATTGTTTCTTAGTGCTGGAACTGGGGCAGGTTTATGGCTTTGGGCAAGACCACACATGGCTGCAGCTGTTCCTGCACGTCGATTTTCTTGGGCGTTTTTAGGTGGTTGTCTCTGGCCTTTAGGTTCTATATTTTTATGGGCAATCCTAAGGAGTTCAGTAGGACAAAGGCCAGTCATTGGCACAATAATCGGTGTAACGACTGGAGCTATGCTTACAAATATAGCTTTAGATTATTTCCATTACATAGAACTTATGTTTTGTGGAGAATTACATTTACCTGAAGAAACTTATACCCCGAATAGTGATGATGAAAGATACGATATTGATATTTAA